The following proteins come from a genomic window of Hymenobacter canadensis:
- a CDS encoding phenylalanine 4-monooxygenase, translating into MIQQHYDRYTTQDQLVWKVLFDRQTALLHKRACSAFGRGLEAVGFHRNAIPNFQEVSQRLQKATGWQLEPVQGMLNDAEFFGLLAQRKFPATVWIRSMAQFDFIEEPDLFHGVFGHVPLLMDQAFADFLHFLGQVAAQHLDDAVALARLERLYGFTVQFGLVEEHGQTRMYGAGLLSSSGEIHHCIGDITRRFPFDLATVLHTPYSEAHLQDQYFVLNSWAQLTESVAELAALLSSGWELQPVE; encoded by the coding sequence ATGATACAGCAACACTACGACCGGTACACCACGCAGGATCAGCTGGTTTGGAAGGTATTGTTTGACCGCCAGACGGCCCTGCTGCACAAGCGCGCCTGCTCGGCGTTTGGCCGGGGGCTGGAGGCCGTGGGCTTCCACCGCAACGCCATTCCCAACTTCCAGGAAGTAAGCCAGCGCCTGCAGAAGGCCACTGGCTGGCAGCTGGAACCGGTGCAGGGCATGCTCAATGATGCCGAGTTCTTTGGGTTGCTGGCCCAGCGCAAGTTCCCGGCTACCGTCTGGATCCGGAGCATGGCCCAGTTCGACTTCATCGAGGAGCCCGACCTGTTCCACGGCGTGTTCGGCCACGTGCCGCTGCTCATGGACCAGGCCTTTGCTGATTTCCTGCACTTCCTCGGCCAGGTAGCCGCCCAGCACCTCGATGATGCCGTGGCCCTGGCCCGCCTGGAGCGGCTCTACGGCTTCACGGTGCAGTTCGGGCTGGTGGAGGAGCACGGCCAGACGCGTATGTACGGGGCCGGCCTGCTCTCCTCGTCGGGCGAAATTCACCACTGCATCGGCGACATCACGCGCCGCTTTCCTTTCGACCTAGCTACCGTGCTGCACACGCCCTACAGCGAAGCCCACCTCCAAGATCAGTATTTCGTGCTCAACAGCTGGGCGCAGCTCACCGAAAGTGTAGCCGAGCTGGCCGCGTTGTTGTCGTCGGGCTGGGAGTTGCAGCCGGTGGAGTAA
- the trpB gene encoding tryptophan synthase subunit beta gives MKPTYQQPTERGYYGQFGGAFIPEMLYPNVEELRQQYLSIMAEPEFQQEYQQLLRDYVGRPTPLFEAKRLSAKYNTRIYLKREDLCHTGAHKVNNTVGQILLAKRLGKTRIIAETGAGQHGVATATVCALMGMECIVYMGEVDMERQKPNVYRMRLLGAEVRAAMSGSRTLKDATNEAIRDWISNPVDTHYIIGSVVGPHPYPDLVARLQAVISEEMRKQLLEKTGSELPNYVVACVGGGSNAAGAFYHFLEEPSVQLVAVEAAGHGVHSGHSAATSVLGTPGVIHGSRTLLMQDEDGQITEPYSISAGLDYPGIGPLHAFLADSKRARFISIEDEDALRGVAECSRLEGIIPALETAHAIAALGQLGAGPDDVVVINLSGRGDKDLETYIKYADAIM, from the coding sequence ATGAAACCAACCTACCAACAACCCACAGAGCGCGGCTACTACGGCCAGTTCGGGGGCGCGTTCATTCCCGAAATGCTCTACCCCAACGTGGAGGAGCTGCGCCAGCAATACCTGAGCATCATGGCCGAGCCGGAGTTCCAGCAGGAATACCAGCAGCTGTTGCGCGACTATGTCGGCCGGCCCACGCCCCTGTTTGAAGCCAAGCGGCTGTCGGCCAAGTACAACACCCGCATCTACCTCAAGCGCGAGGACCTCTGCCACACCGGCGCCCATAAGGTGAACAACACCGTGGGGCAGATTCTGCTGGCCAAGCGCCTGGGCAAAACTCGCATCATTGCCGAAACCGGCGCCGGCCAGCATGGCGTGGCCACGGCCACGGTGTGCGCCCTGATGGGCATGGAGTGCATCGTGTACATGGGCGAAGTGGACATGGAGCGCCAGAAGCCCAACGTGTACCGCATGCGCCTGCTGGGGGCCGAGGTGCGGGCGGCTATGAGCGGCAGCCGCACCCTCAAAGATGCCACCAACGAAGCTATCCGCGACTGGATCAGCAACCCTGTGGATACGCACTACATCATCGGCTCGGTGGTGGGGCCGCACCCGTACCCCGATCTGGTGGCGCGCCTGCAGGCCGTTATCAGCGAAGAAATGCGCAAGCAGCTGCTCGAGAAAACCGGCTCCGAGCTGCCCAACTACGTTGTAGCTTGTGTGGGCGGTGGTTCCAACGCGGCCGGCGCGTTCTACCACTTCCTGGAAGAACCTTCGGTGCAGCTGGTAGCCGTGGAAGCCGCCGGGCACGGCGTGCACTCGGGCCACTCGGCCGCCACCTCGGTGCTGGGTACGCCGGGCGTGATTCACGGCAGCCGCACGCTGCTGATGCAGGACGAGGACGGCCAGATTACCGAGCCCTACTCCATTTCCGCTGGCCTCGACTACCCCGGCATAGGCCCGCTGCACGCCTTCCTGGCCGATTCCAAGCGAGCCCGCTTCATCAGCATTGAGGATGAAGACGCCCTGAGAGGCGTGGCCGAGTGCAGCCGCCTCGAAGGCATCATCCCTGCCCTGGAAACTGCCCACGCCATTGCCGCCCTGGGGCAGCTCGGCGCCGGCCCCGACGACGTGGTGGTCATCAACCTCTCCGGCCGCGGCGACAAGGACCTGGAAACCTACATCAAGTACGCTGACGCTATCATGTAA
- a CDS encoding anthranilate synthase component II — MNILVLDNYDSFTYNLVQVLRELGHTDNVTVIRNDKLAVDDVAAYDAVLLSPGPGVPSEAGLMPEIIRRYASSKRILGVCLGHQGLAESFGGELYNLPQVLHGLATDAHLTAADKLFEGLPDTFKVGRYHSWSVRPESMPAELEVTALDADGQVLAFRHRQYDVRGVQFHPESILTEHGHQMLRNWLK; from the coding sequence ATGAACATCCTCGTTCTCGACAACTACGATTCCTTTACCTACAACCTCGTGCAGGTGCTGCGGGAGCTGGGGCATACCGACAACGTAACCGTGATTCGCAACGACAAGCTGGCCGTGGACGACGTGGCCGCCTACGACGCGGTGCTGCTCTCTCCCGGTCCCGGCGTGCCCTCGGAAGCGGGCCTGATGCCCGAAATCATCCGCCGCTACGCAAGTTCCAAGCGTATTCTGGGCGTGTGCCTGGGCCACCAGGGCCTGGCCGAGAGCTTCGGTGGGGAGCTGTACAACCTGCCCCAAGTGCTCCACGGCCTGGCCACCGACGCCCACCTCACCGCCGCCGACAAGCTGTTCGAGGGCCTGCCCGATACCTTCAAGGTGGGCCGCTACCACAGCTGGAGCGTGCGCCCCGAAAGCATGCCCGCCGAGCTGGAAGTCACCGCCCTCGACGCCGACGGCCAGGTGCTGGCCTTCCGCCACCGCCAGTACGATGTGCGCGGCGTGCAGTTCCATCCCGAGTCCATTCTCACCGAGCACGGCCACCAGATGCTGCGCAACTGGCTGAAGTAA
- a CDS encoding ABC transporter substrate-binding protein, with product MSEIKIALDWTVNTNHTGFVVAQDLGWYAQHGLEVELLTPEADNYALTPAKKVELGQADFALCPFESIISYRTKAQPFDAIAVAALLTEDLSSIVTLKRPDIQSPKDLAGKIYASYQARYEDQIVAKMLEKDGATGPLIITYPEKLGIWNTLLQQQADATWIFDNWEGVQARQQGVELTSFRLADYGIPYGYSPVIMASEKRMQENGEAYRKFLRVSGQGFLHAKDHPEEAVALLRKLVPAADRNPDFLLESQQYTAEYYGSGPGWGHMSPARVQRYLDWLAENGLETRKLPLSEVMTNDLL from the coding sequence ATGAGCGAAATAAAAATTGCGCTGGACTGGACGGTGAACACCAACCACACGGGCTTTGTAGTGGCCCAAGATCTGGGCTGGTACGCGCAGCACGGGCTGGAGGTGGAACTCCTGACTCCGGAGGCCGACAACTACGCCCTGACTCCGGCGAAGAAAGTAGAGCTGGGACAAGCCGATTTTGCCCTTTGCCCGTTCGAAAGCATTATCAGCTACCGCACCAAGGCTCAGCCATTCGACGCCATAGCCGTGGCCGCCCTGCTGACGGAAGACCTGAGCAGCATCGTAACGCTCAAGCGCCCGGATATTCAGTCGCCCAAGGATTTGGCCGGCAAAATCTACGCCTCGTACCAGGCTCGCTACGAGGACCAGATAGTGGCGAAGATGCTGGAAAAAGACGGTGCTACCGGCCCGCTGATCATCACCTACCCCGAGAAGCTGGGTATCTGGAACACGCTGCTACAGCAGCAGGCCGATGCCACCTGGATTTTCGATAACTGGGAAGGCGTGCAGGCCCGGCAGCAGGGCGTGGAGCTGACCAGCTTCCGCTTGGCCGATTACGGCATTCCGTACGGCTATTCGCCCGTAATCATGGCGTCGGAAAAGCGGATGCAGGAAAACGGGGAGGCTTACCGGAAGTTTCTGCGGGTGTCTGGGCAGGGCTTCCTGCACGCCAAAGACCACCCGGAGGAGGCGGTGGCGCTGCTGCGAAAGCTGGTGCCGGCCGCCGACCGCAACCCCGATTTCCTGCTCGAAAGCCAACAGTACACGGCCGAATACTACGGCAGCGGCCCCGGTTGGGGCCACATGAGCCCCGCCAGGGTGCAGCGCTACCTGGACTGGCTGGCCGAGAATGGCTTGGAAACCCGGAAGCTGCCGCTGTCGGAAGTCATGACCAACGACCTGTTATAA
- a CDS encoding phosphoribosylanthranilate isomerase, with protein MPTNSHLMPHLKVCGMADADSLQAVAALQPDFLGFIFYPASKRYVGERLPAAAVRALPAAIRKVGVFVDDDAATVLARVREFDLQLAQLHGHETPETCAAVRAGGVPVVKAFAVGEGFDFAQLQPYVGCVDYFLFDTAGPQPGGNGTAFDWTLLQDYNLTVPYFLAGGIGPEHVAALRNLRLPGLFALDLNSRFETAPGTKDAGRLEAFFQALKA; from the coding sequence ATGCCCACCAACTCCCACCTCATGCCTCACCTCAAAGTCTGCGGGATGGCTGATGCCGACAGCCTGCAGGCGGTGGCGGCGCTGCAGCCCGATTTTCTGGGGTTCATCTTCTACCCCGCGTCGAAGCGGTATGTGGGGGAGCGGCTGCCGGCGGCGGCGGTGCGGGCGTTGCCGGCCGCCATCCGCAAGGTGGGCGTGTTCGTGGACGACGACGCGGCAACCGTGCTGGCGCGGGTGCGGGAGTTTGATCTGCAGCTGGCCCAGCTCCACGGCCACGAAACGCCCGAAACCTGCGCCGCGGTGCGTGCCGGCGGCGTACCGGTGGTGAAGGCCTTTGCGGTAGGCGAGGGGTTCGACTTCGCCCAGCTCCAACCTTACGTGGGCTGCGTGGATTACTTCCTCTTCGACACGGCTGGCCCCCAGCCCGGCGGCAACGGCACCGCCTTCGACTGGACGCTGTTGCAGGACTACAACCTGACAGTGCCGTACTTTCTGGCCGGCGGCATCGGGCCGGAGCACGTGGCGGCGTTGCGCAACCTTCGGCTGCCCGGCCTGTTTGCCCTGGACCTGAACAGCCGCTTCGAAACCGCCCCGGGCACCAAGGATGCCGGCCGGCTGGAGGCTTTTTTTCAGGCGCTGAAAGCATAA
- the trpC gene encoding indole-3-glycerol phosphate synthase TrpC: MTILDTIIAHKRQEVATRQSLVPVKLLEQSFYMPAQPLSLRRYLLRDDLSGIIAEFKRKSPSKGVINAHAPVERTTLGYMQAGASALSVLTDTEFFGGKNEDLTTARRFNFCPILRKDFVVDEYQIIEAKSLGADAVLLIAAVLSGEEVLRLGRLAKSLGMEVLLEIHDAEELDKTLHPDAVTLVGVNNRNLHDFSVSLDTSGELAQRIPDEYVKVTESGLTTAADIEALRAVGYRGFLMGETFMRHSRPEKACAALVQQLRATEAVTLL; the protein is encoded by the coding sequence ATGACCATTCTCGATACCATCATTGCCCACAAGCGCCAGGAAGTAGCCACCCGCCAGAGCCTGGTGCCGGTGAAGCTGCTGGAGCAAAGCTTCTACATGCCGGCCCAGCCGCTGAGCTTGCGCCGCTACCTGCTGCGCGACGATTTGAGCGGCATCATTGCCGAGTTCAAGCGCAAGTCGCCCAGCAAGGGCGTCATCAACGCCCACGCGCCGGTGGAGCGCACTACGCTGGGCTACATGCAGGCAGGTGCTTCGGCGCTGTCGGTGCTGACGGATACGGAGTTTTTTGGCGGCAAGAACGAGGACCTGACTACGGCCCGGCGCTTTAATTTCTGCCCCATCCTGCGCAAGGACTTCGTGGTGGACGAGTACCAGATCATCGAAGCCAAGAGCCTGGGGGCCGACGCCGTGCTGCTGATTGCGGCCGTGCTTAGCGGTGAGGAAGTGCTGCGCCTGGGCCGGCTGGCCAAGAGCCTGGGAATGGAAGTGCTGCTCGAAATCCACGATGCCGAGGAACTGGACAAGACCCTGCACCCCGACGCCGTGACCCTGGTGGGCGTGAACAACCGCAACCTCCACGACTTCTCGGTGAGCCTTGACACGTCCGGCGAGCTGGCCCAGCGCATCCCCGACGAATACGTGAAGGTGACCGAAAGCGGCCTGACCACCGCCGCCGACATCGAAGCCCTGCGCGCCGTGGGCTACCGCGGCTTCCTGATGGGCGAAACATTCATGCGCCACTCCCGCCCCGAAAAAGCCTGCGCCGCCCTGGTGCAGCAGCTCCGCGCCACGGAGGCGGTGACGTTGTTGTAA
- the trpD gene encoding anthranilate phosphoribosyltransferase gives MKQILNKLFDQQLLTHPEALEAMLRIGQGEANAAEMAAFMSVYRMRPISVPELAGFRDALLSLSRDPELGTRDTVDIVGTGGDGKDTLNISTLACFVVAGAGYKVTKHGNIGVSSVCGSSDVLQQLGVEFGVGNDVLRRQLERAGICFLHAPAFHPAMRHAGPVRRELGVRTFFNILGPLVNPARPKFQVAGTFSLELLRLYHYLLQQTDTRYAVVHALDGYDELSLTAAAKLATPEGERVVSAADLGLTLNQPEELAGGRTAAESAAIFVDVLEGRATRAQRDVVTANAALAIGCLEPTFSFADSLEAARESLDSGRARQALRELVK, from the coding sequence ATGAAACAGATTCTTAATAAACTATTCGACCAGCAACTGCTGACCCACCCCGAGGCGCTGGAAGCTATGCTGCGCATTGGGCAGGGCGAGGCCAACGCGGCGGAAATGGCGGCCTTCATGAGCGTGTACCGGATGCGGCCGATTTCGGTGCCAGAACTGGCCGGCTTCCGCGACGCGCTGCTGAGCCTGAGCCGCGACCCGGAGCTGGGCACCCGCGACACGGTGGACATTGTGGGCACCGGCGGCGACGGCAAGGACACGCTCAACATCAGCACGCTGGCCTGTTTTGTGGTGGCCGGGGCCGGCTACAAGGTCACCAAGCACGGCAACATCGGCGTGTCGTCGGTGTGCGGGTCGTCGGATGTGTTGCAGCAGCTGGGCGTGGAGTTTGGGGTGGGCAACGACGTGCTGCGGCGGCAGCTGGAGCGGGCCGGTATTTGTTTTCTGCACGCGCCGGCCTTCCACCCGGCCATGCGCCATGCCGGGCCGGTGCGCCGGGAGCTGGGCGTGCGCACGTTTTTCAACATTCTGGGGCCGCTGGTGAACCCCGCACGGCCGAAGTTTCAGGTGGCGGGTACCTTCAGCCTGGAGCTGCTGCGCCTCTACCACTACCTGCTCCAGCAAACCGACACTCGCTACGCCGTCGTCCACGCCCTCGACGGCTACGACGAGCTTTCCCTGACGGCAGCGGCCAAGCTGGCCACGCCCGAGGGCGAGCGGGTGGTATCGGCCGCCGACCTGGGCCTGACCCTGAACCAACCCGAGGAGCTGGCCGGGGGCCGCACCGCCGCCGAATCGGCCGCCATTTTTGTTGATGTGCTGGAAGGCCGCGCCACCCGCGCCCAGCGCGACGTGGTAACGGCCAACGCGGCCCTGGCCATCGGCTGCCTGGAACCCACCTTCAGCTTCGCCGACAGCCTGGAAGCCGCCCGCGAGTCGCTGGACTCCGGCCGCGCCCGCCAAGCGCTGCGGGAGCTGGTAAAGTAG
- the trpA gene encoding tryptophan synthase subunit alpha yields the protein MNRIKDAFAKKQKNLLNIYFTAGYPSLHDTVPILKALSEAGADLIEIGMPFSDPLADGPVIQQSSTVALANGMNLRVLFEQLKDIRASVPETPILLMGYLNPVMQFGVDNFCREAAAAGADGVILPDLPLDDYVAEYQDIFRRHNLRPVFLITPQTAPERIRRIDELTDSFLYLVSGPGTTGGANTQAEGVQEAYFQRIEAMNLRNPRLIGFGIGDKASFQNACQYAEGAIIGSAFIRALDGVDDAPAAAKRFVSSVLA from the coding sequence ATGAACCGAATCAAAGACGCCTTCGCCAAAAAGCAGAAAAACCTGCTCAACATTTACTTCACGGCCGGCTACCCGAGCCTGCACGACACGGTACCCATCCTTAAAGCCCTGAGCGAGGCCGGAGCCGACCTCATCGAAATCGGGATGCCGTTTTCGGATCCGCTGGCCGATGGGCCGGTGATTCAGCAGAGCAGCACCGTGGCGCTGGCCAACGGCATGAACCTGCGGGTGCTGTTCGAGCAGCTGAAAGATATCCGGGCGAGCGTGCCCGAGACGCCGATTCTGCTGATGGGCTACCTCAACCCGGTGATGCAGTTCGGGGTAGACAACTTCTGCCGCGAAGCCGCCGCCGCCGGAGCTGATGGCGTTATTCTGCCCGATCTGCCCCTCGACGATTACGTGGCCGAGTACCAGGATATCTTCCGCCGCCACAACCTGCGGCCGGTGTTCCTCATCACCCCGCAAACCGCCCCGGAGCGTATCCGCCGCATTGATGAGCTGACGGATTCGTTCCTGTACCTCGTGTCGGGCCCCGGCACCACGGGCGGGGCCAACACCCAGGCCGAGGGCGTGCAGGAAGCCTATTTCCAGCGCATCGAGGCTATGAACCTGCGAAACCCGCGCCTCATCGGCTTCGGCATCGGCGACAAAGCCTCGTTCCAAAACGCCTGCCAGTACGCCGAGGGTGCCATCATCGGCTCCGCCTTCATCCGCGCCCTGGACGGCGTCGACGACGCCCCGGCCGCTGCTAAGCGGTTCGTTTCTTCGGTGCTGGCTTAA
- a CDS encoding helix-turn-helix domain-containing protein, translated as MLFGFNLYSGLLLPFFLQGVIVAAVLWARRRREDTAADGWLALLLLLFAVRLAQWMLGFAGWYDSHDARTTFMFYWPFSNWLAVGPALYFYFRSLTNQEFRLQRRHWWHFAPALAFGAWLLVVFGYDIGWWHGLQGQPLPGHFGTKGPLASWADYQPIGLLADTLGYLSVLTYAVHTLRAYREYARYLNDNFSDTEQLRFRWLRNVLVAVVVGTGVTLVFGVVNLFITPLNYVQSWYDYLFTGLLIYYLSISGLLTGYRLAALRFRLPTDTATPSAATLPMVEAAAVVSAAAAPAADTTIIYEAVSGLPETTVSPAAAAASVPLASDAAVEAPIEAAAEPDVELARWTARLLAHMQAARPYLEPELTLGELATQLRTNTSWLSKVINSGCGQNFNDFINEYRVREAERRLRDPQFRHYTLLAVALEAGFNSKSTFNRVFKKLRGQTPSEAARQL; from the coding sequence ATGTTATTCGGCTTCAACCTCTACAGCGGCTTGCTGCTGCCGTTTTTCCTGCAAGGCGTAATCGTGGCGGCGGTGCTGTGGGCGCGACGGCGGCGCGAGGATACGGCGGCCGACGGCTGGCTGGCCCTGCTGCTGCTGCTGTTTGCCGTGCGGCTGGCCCAGTGGATGCTGGGCTTTGCCGGCTGGTACGATTCGCACGACGCCCGCACGACGTTCATGTTCTACTGGCCGTTCAGCAACTGGCTGGCGGTGGGGCCCGCGCTGTACTTCTACTTCCGCAGCCTCACCAACCAGGAGTTCCGGCTGCAGCGGCGGCACTGGTGGCACTTCGCGCCCGCGCTGGCCTTTGGGGCGTGGCTGCTGGTAGTATTCGGCTACGATATTGGCTGGTGGCACGGGCTGCAGGGCCAGCCGCTGCCGGGCCATTTCGGCACCAAAGGCCCTTTAGCCAGCTGGGCCGACTACCAGCCCATCGGGCTGCTGGCCGATACGCTGGGCTACCTCTCGGTGCTGACCTACGCGGTGCACACCCTGCGGGCTTACCGCGAATACGCCCGCTACCTCAACGACAACTTCTCCGACACCGAGCAGCTCCGGTTTCGGTGGCTGCGCAACGTGCTGGTGGCCGTGGTGGTGGGCACCGGCGTCACGCTGGTGTTCGGGGTGGTCAACCTCTTCATCACGCCCCTCAACTACGTGCAGAGCTGGTACGATTACCTGTTCACCGGCCTGTTGATCTACTACCTCAGTATCTCGGGCCTGCTGACGGGCTACCGCCTGGCCGCCCTGCGCTTCCGGTTGCCGACAGATACAGCCACTCCATCAGCGGCCACGCTGCCGATGGTGGAAGCCGCCGCCGTAGTTTCCGCCGCCGCCGCACCAGCAGCAGACACAACAATCATTTACGAGGCGGTATCCGGTCTGCCTGAAACAACTGTTTCGCCCGCTGCTGCGGCTGCCAGTGTGCCATTGGCATCCGATGCTGCAGTCGAAGCGCCAATCGAAGCGGCTGCCGAGCCCGATGTGGAGCTGGCCCGCTGGACGGCCCGGCTGCTGGCCCACATGCAGGCGGCCCGGCCCTACCTGGAGCCCGAGCTGACGCTGGGCGAGCTGGCCACCCAGCTGCGCACCAACACGTCTTGGCTCTCGAAGGTCATCAACTCCGGCTGCGGCCAGAACTTCAATGACTTCATCAACGAGTACCGGGTGCGCGAGGCCGAGCGCCGCCTCCGAGACCCACAGTTCCGGCACTATACCCTGCTGGCCGTAGCCCTGGAGGCCGGCTTCAACTCCAAGTCCACGTTCAACCGCGTCTTTAAAAAGCTCCGCGGCCAGACCCCCAGCGAAGCAGCCCGGCAGCTGTAG
- a CDS encoding anthranilate synthase component I family protein, whose protein sequence is MQTYQLTTRHLRVLADTVTPVSLYLRLRDRYANCLLLESSDYHGQQNAFSYLAFDPLARFELRGQELTLTLPDDTTETETLDSPRTALARLQEFAASFQTEDTGHDFITGGLFGYLGYEAVQAFEDLTLNPDKQPAGQIPDILYGTYRYVIAINHFRNELYVFEHTLQGQEVDENGLTKLVNLIRNPSLPDFKFKTEGEERTNQTDEEFLQVLAQGQQHCRVGDVFQIVLSRRFQQGFSGDEFNVYRALRSINPSPYLFYFDYGSFKIFGSSPEAQVRIQGREASLFPIAGTFRRTGHDTEDAALAQQLADDPKENAEHVMLVDLARNDLARHGDNVRVKTFREIQFYSHVIHLVSEVNATLTTGTNSLQVVADTFPAGTLSGAPKHRAMQLIDGLEPTARGYYGGAIGHLGFNGDFNHAIMIRSFLSTAGQLYFQAGAGVVAASDINSELNEVHHKLAALRKALQEAERV, encoded by the coding sequence ATGCAAACCTACCAGCTCACCACCCGCCACCTGCGCGTTCTGGCCGACACCGTAACGCCCGTGAGCCTCTACCTGCGCCTGCGCGACCGGTACGCCAACTGCCTGCTGCTGGAAAGCTCCGACTACCACGGCCAGCAGAACGCGTTCAGCTACCTGGCCTTCGATCCGCTGGCCCGCTTTGAGTTGCGCGGCCAAGAGCTGACCCTCACGCTGCCCGACGACACCACCGAAACCGAGACGCTGGATTCGCCCCGCACGGCGCTGGCCCGCCTGCAGGAGTTTGCCGCCAGCTTCCAGACCGAGGATACCGGCCACGACTTCATCACGGGCGGGCTGTTCGGGTACTTGGGCTACGAGGCGGTGCAGGCTTTCGAGGACCTCACGCTGAACCCCGACAAGCAGCCCGCCGGCCAGATTCCGGACATTCTCTACGGCACCTACCGATACGTTATTGCCATCAACCACTTCCGCAACGAGCTGTACGTGTTCGAGCATACGCTGCAGGGCCAGGAAGTGGACGAGAACGGGCTGACCAAGCTGGTGAACCTGATCCGCAACCCCTCGTTGCCCGATTTTAAGTTCAAAACGGAAGGGGAGGAGCGCACCAACCAGACCGACGAGGAGTTCCTGCAGGTGCTGGCACAGGGCCAGCAGCATTGCCGGGTGGGCGACGTGTTTCAGATTGTGCTGTCGCGCCGCTTCCAGCAGGGTTTTTCGGGCGACGAGTTCAACGTGTACCGGGCGCTACGTTCCATTAATCCTTCGCCGTATCTGTTCTACTTCGATTACGGCTCCTTCAAGATTTTCGGGTCGTCGCCGGAAGCGCAGGTGCGCATTCAGGGCCGCGAGGCCAGTTTGTTCCCGATTGCGGGCACCTTCCGCCGCACCGGCCATGACACCGAGGACGCCGCCCTGGCCCAGCAGTTGGCCGACGACCCCAAGGAAAATGCCGAGCACGTGATGCTGGTGGACTTGGCCCGCAACGACCTGGCCCGCCACGGCGACAACGTGCGGGTGAAAACCTTCCGCGAAATCCAGTTCTATTCGCACGTCATTCACCTGGTGAGCGAGGTGAATGCCACCCTGACCACCGGCACCAACTCGCTGCAGGTGGTGGCCGATACCTTCCCGGCCGGCACGCTCTCGGGCGCGCCCAAGCACCGCGCCATGCAGCTCATTGATGGCCTGGAACCGACCGCCCGCGGCTACTACGGCGGCGCCATCGGCCACCTGGGCTTCAACGGCGACTTCAACCACGCCATCATGATCCGCTCGTTCCTGAGCACCGCCGGCCAGCTCTACTTCCAGGCCGGCGCCGGTGTGGTAGCCGCCTCCGACATCAACTCCGAGCTCAACGAAGTGCACCACAAGCTGGCCGCCCTGCGCAAGGCGCTGCAGGAAGCGGAGCGGGTGTAG
- the aroF gene encoding 3-deoxy-7-phosphoheptulonate synthase has translation MIIQLDPHITEAQKVAIEARILELKYKATEVKTQRAHYLVAIGKADVDLRAIGQLPGILDIHRVSDDYKLVSRKWRVRPTVLDLGDGVRIGEGSLTLAAGPCSIESEKQMELIMQHLVDNDVRIMRGGVFKPRSSPYAFRGLGMEGLKDFHRMARERGIKIVTEVMQVSQVEEMHDYVDVFQVGARNTQNFNLLDALGGVDKPVMIKRGISGTIEELLSSAEYVFSGGNEKLILCERGIRTFETASRNTLDLNAVPILKEKTHLPVIVDPSHGIGIREYVPTMALAGVMAGADGIIYEAHEKPEEAASDGAQTLNFQESERLIRNLRKVYALRQELE, from the coding sequence ATGATCATCCAACTCGACCCCCACATCACCGAAGCCCAGAAAGTCGCTATTGAAGCCCGGATTCTGGAGCTGAAATACAAGGCTACGGAGGTGAAAACCCAGCGCGCCCACTACCTGGTGGCCATCGGTAAGGCCGATGTGGATTTGCGCGCCATCGGCCAGCTGCCCGGCATCCTCGACATCCACCGCGTCTCCGACGATTACAAGCTGGTAAGCCGCAAGTGGCGCGTGCGCCCCACGGTGCTCGACCTCGGCGACGGAGTGCGCATCGGGGAAGGCTCGCTCACGCTGGCCGCCGGCCCCTGCAGCATCGAGAGCGAAAAGCAGATGGAACTGATCATGCAGCACTTGGTGGACAACGACGTGCGCATCATGCGCGGGGGCGTGTTCAAGCCCCGCTCGTCGCCATACGCCTTCCGCGGGCTGGGCATGGAAGGCCTGAAGGATTTCCACCGCATGGCCCGGGAGCGGGGCATAAAGATCGTGACGGAGGTCATGCAGGTGTCGCAGGTGGAGGAGATGCACGACTACGTGGACGTGTTCCAGGTGGGCGCGCGCAACACCCAGAACTTCAATCTGCTGGATGCCCTGGGTGGCGTGGATAAGCCCGTGATGATCAAGCGCGGCATTTCCGGCACCATCGAGGAGTTGCTGTCGTCGGCCGAGTACGTGTTTTCGGGCGGCAACGAGAAGTTGATTCTCTGCGAGCGGGGCATCCGCACCTTTGAAACCGCCTCGCGTAACACCTTGGACCTGAACGCGGTGCCCATACTGAAAGAGAAAACCCACCTACCCGTCATCGTGGACCCCTCACACGGCATCGGCATCCGCGAGTACGTGCCCACCATGGCCCTGGCCGGCGTGATGGCCGGTGCCGACGGCATCATCTACGAAGCCCACGAAAAGCCCGAAGAAGCCGCCTCCGACGGCGCCCAGACCCTGAATTTCCAGGAGTCGGAGCGCCTGATCCGCAACCTGCGCAAAGTGTACGCCCTGCGCCAGGAGTTGGAGTAA